DNA sequence from the Streptomyces tsukubensis genome:
CACAACGCAGCGGCTTGAGCCCCGGGGCCACGGGCTCGCCTCGGCCGCCGAGAGGTGTTCGCTCAGCGCGTGCCCGGGCGTACTCCGCGCCGTACCGGTGGCGCCCGGGCCCGCACCGGAGCGCTTGGTTGCGGCACTCCGGCCGACGACGCGCCTCCGCTGTCGGGCGGCCTTGCCCGGCCGTCGTCCGACGGCTCCGGGACGCCGCCCGGCCCTCAGCCGCGGACCTCGTCGTACGCGGTGCGCAGCCGCCGCACCCCCTCGGTGAGTTCCGCGGGCGCCGCGACGGCCGCGAAGCTCAGGCGCAGATACCCGGCCGGGGGCTCGGCGCAGTAGTACGGCCGCCCCGCCGTGACCGCCACGCCCGCCCGCAGCGCCGCCGAGTGCAGGGCGAGTTCGTCGGTGCCGTCCGGCAGCCGCAGCCACAGATGGTGGCCGCCGTACGGGACGGAGGTGAGGGCGAGTTCGGGCAGGGTGCCGGTGACCGCGGCGGCAAGGGTGTCGCGGCGGCCCTTCAGCGCGGCGGCGAGGGAACGGAGGTGGCGGTTCCAGGCGGGCGCGCCGACGAGTTCGAGGGCGGCCTCCTGGAGCGGGCGGGCGACGAAGAAGCTGTCCACGACGTGGATGGCGCGCAGGCGTTCGAGTACGGGTCCGCGGGCCGCGAGCATGCCGACGCGCAGGCTCGGGGAGCAGACCTTGGTCAGCGAGCCGACATGGACGACGACGCCGTCCGGATCGTCGGCGGCGAGCGGGCGCGGCAGCGGGGGCGCGTCCTCGTGGCCGAGGCGGTTCGCGAAATCGTCCTCGACGACGAAGGCGCCCGCGGCGCGGGCGATCCTCAGTACCTCGGGGCGCCGGTCGGCGTGGAGGACGGCGCCGGTGGGGTTCTGGAAGCGGGGCTGGCAGACGAAGACCTGGGCGCCGGTGGCTTCGAAGGCGGCGGCGAGGAGTTCCGTACGGACGCCGTCCCTGTCGACCGGTACCGGTACGGGCCGGACCCCCGCGGCCCTGGCGATGGCGAGGAGCCCGGGGTAGGTCGGGGATTCGACGAGGACGGGGGCGCCGGGCGGGGCGAGGGCGCGCAGGGCGGTGGTGAGCGCGGACTGGCCGCCGGCCGTCACCAGGACGTCGGCGGCGGTCAGCGGGGCGCCGATGCCCCGGGCGAACCACTCCCGGAGTTCGGGCAGTCCGTCGGTGGGCGGCCGGCCCCAGGCGCCGGGGCGCCGTGCGGCGCGGGCGAGGGCTGCGGACAGGGCGCGCTCGGGCTGGAGGGTGGGGTGGAGGTAGCCGCCGTTGAGTTCGATGACGCCCGCCGGGGG
Encoded proteins:
- a CDS encoding aminotransferase-like domain-containing protein; translation: MNESSSVVELANALRDELDRYSPGGKLPSSRTLVERYRVSPVTVTRALARLAAEGLVVTRPGAGAFRAERPSATAPAGDTSWQEVSLSAATAAESVPRSVDASGVLATLAAPPAGVIELNGGYLHPTLQPERALSAALARAARRPGAWGRPPTDGLPELREWFARGIGAPLTAADVLVTAGGQSALTTALRALAPPGAPVLVESPTYPGLLAIARAAGVRPVPVPVDRDGVRTELLAAAFEATGAQVFVCQPRFQNPTGAVLHADRRPEVLRIARAAGAFVVEDDFANRLGHEDAPPLPRPLAADDPDGVVVHVGSLTKVCSPSLRVGMLAARGPVLERLRAIHVVDSFFVARPLQEAALELVGAPAWNRHLRSLAAALKGRRDTLAAAVTGTLPELALTSVPYGGHHLWLRLPDGTDELALHSAALRAGVAVTAGRPYYCAEPPAGYLRLSFAAVAAPAELTEGVRRLRTAYDEVRG